A genomic window from Pannonibacter sp. XCT-53 includes:
- a CDS encoding ABC transporter permease yields the protein MAAGFLSSEFVHNYKRNASAIAGSLILVVFALIVVAGPLMVAQNPYDIAQLDLMDAFKPPMWLEGGEARFPFGTDGQGRDVLAGILYGTRVSVLIGLSAMAMSCVIGTTLGLLAGFYGGRLDAVIMRIADIQLSFPSMLIALFLMSAFGTGIDKVLISLTAVGWVVYARTVRGSTLSEVQKEYIQAARVAGLRDGKIIRRHILPNVMTPLIVVATVQVGTFILIEASLSFLGVGVPITEPSLGLLIKNGFDVLFSGLWWTSVFPGIVIMALVFGINLFGDFLRDELNPRLK from the coding sequence ATGGCAGCGGGCTTCCTCTCCTCCGAATTCGTTCACAACTACAAGCGCAATGCCTCCGCCATCGCCGGCAGCCTGATCCTGGTCGTCTTCGCGCTGATCGTCGTCGCCGGACCGCTGATGGTGGCGCAGAACCCCTACGACATCGCCCAGCTCGACCTGATGGATGCCTTCAAGCCGCCCATGTGGCTGGAGGGCGGCGAGGCCCGCTTTCCCTTCGGCACCGACGGCCAGGGCCGCGACGTGCTGGCCGGCATCCTCTATGGCACCCGCGTGTCGGTGCTGATCGGCCTCAGCGCCATGGCCATGTCCTGCGTCATCGGCACCACCCTGGGGCTGCTCGCCGGCTTCTACGGCGGCCGGCTCGATGCGGTCATCATGCGCATCGCCGACATCCAGCTGTCGTTTCCCTCGATGCTCATCGCCCTGTTCCTGATGTCGGCCTTCGGCACGGGCATCGACAAGGTGCTGATCTCGCTCACCGCCGTCGGCTGGGTCGTCTATGCCCGCACGGTTCGCGGCTCGACCCTGTCCGAGGTGCAGAAGGAATACATCCAGGCCGCCCGCGTCGCCGGCCTGCGCGACGGCAAGATCATCCGCCGCCACATCCTGCCCAATGTCATGACGCCGCTGATCGTGGTGGCAACCGTCCAGGTCGGCACCTTCATCCTGATCGAGGCCAGCCTGTCCTTCCTCGGCGTCGGCGTGCCGATCACCGAACCCTCGCTCGGCCTCCTGATCAAGAACGGCTTCGACGTGCTGTTCTCCGGCCTGTGGTGGACCTCCGTCTTCCCCGGCATCGTCATCATGGCCCTTGTCTTCGGCATCAACCTGTTCGGCGACTTCCTGCGCGACGAGCTCAATCCGAGGCTGAAATGA
- a CDS encoding ABC transporter ATP-binding protein, whose amino-acid sequence MTATPALEAVSPKETHGEIPARTGAPLLAVEGLRTWFHTFSGTVKAVDGVSFALRPGEIMGLVGESGGGKSVVGFSILGLIDPPGRIEDGRILFEGRNLAGLSEAELRQIRGRDIAMVFQDPMTSLNPLHTVGRQMDEMLQLHTGLDAAARRARCIEMLESVGISRAADRLSAYPHQFSGGMRQRVVIAIAMLARPKLVIADEPTTALDVTIQAQILKLMRRQIRDNGTAMILVTHDLAVVSEMADHITVLYCGKVVERGPTDDVIRRPAHPYTRGLIDSIPDPAHRQPRLKQIPGAVPDIRKLPKGCSFKDRCFRAEALCGERVPELVVQGDRAHACHFPLTEGDSR is encoded by the coding sequence ATGACCGCAACACCTGCACTTGAAGCGGTCTCCCCCAAAGAGACACATGGCGAGATCCCCGCAAGGACCGGCGCCCCGCTGCTGGCCGTCGAAGGGCTGCGCACCTGGTTCCACACCTTCTCCGGCACGGTGAAGGCCGTCGATGGCGTCAGCTTTGCCCTCCGCCCCGGCGAGATCATGGGGCTCGTCGGCGAGAGCGGCGGCGGCAAGTCGGTCGTCGGCTTCTCGATCCTCGGCCTGATCGACCCGCCGGGCCGCATCGAGGATGGCCGCATCCTGTTCGAGGGCCGCAACCTTGCCGGCCTGTCCGAGGCCGAGCTGCGCCAGATCCGGGGCCGGGACATCGCCATGGTGTTCCAGGACCCGATGACCTCGCTCAATCCGCTGCACACGGTCGGCCGGCAGATGGACGAGATGCTGCAGCTGCACACCGGTCTGGACGCGGCCGCGCGCCGCGCCCGCTGCATCGAGATGCTGGAAAGCGTCGGCATTTCCCGTGCGGCCGACCGTCTGTCGGCCTATCCGCACCAGTTCTCCGGCGGCATGCGCCAGCGCGTCGTCATTGCCATCGCCATGCTGGCCCGGCCGAAGCTTGTCATCGCCGACGAGCCGACCACGGCGCTCGACGTCACGATCCAGGCGCAGATCCTGAAGCTCATGCGCCGGCAGATCCGCGACAACGGCACGGCGATGATCCTCGTCACCCATGACCTTGCCGTCGTTTCCGAGATGGCGGACCACATCACGGTCCTCTACTGCGGCAAGGTGGTGGAACGCGGCCCGACCGATGACGTCATCCGCCGGCCGGCGCATCCCTACACGCGCGGCCTGATCGATTCCATTCCCGACCCGGCCCATCGCCAGCCGCGGCTGAAGCAGATCCCCGGCGCGGTGCCGGACATCCGCAAGCTGCCGAAGGGCTGCAGCTTCAAGGACCGCTGCTTCCGCGCTGAGGCCCTGTGCGGCGAGCGGGTGCCGGAGCTGGTCGTTCAGGGCGACCGCGCCCATGCCTGCCACTTTCCCCTGACCGAGGGAGACAGCCGATGA
- a CDS encoding amidohydrolase family protein has protein sequence MSRTMTGGSEADLILTGGWVIPMDPARQIIENGAVAIKDGRILAVGPAADIAATWTAERIIDTAGKAVLPGFIDAHAHAGHGLIKTMAMDGGDRWEEICGEVYTTGSTPEFWYAEARLAALERLRFGVTTGVSLLGGGDTILRSDDPVYGSAHIEGVLEVGTRSIVAVGPTRAPHPRLYANGDRDPKSIDFATQLATSQTLLARWHGAGDGRIRLALIYPVLRDEHADKMSAADFADACAQAQRTRALSREAGVLFTQDGYTRGAVLRAEALGLLGPDALLSHATNLTDEEIAIVAATDSRIAHNPSAIASILGRCPAIELMQAGATVAIASDATAPDRSGDMFRHMQQAMHYHRRHFRDPLVLPQGKALEMVTIDAARAVGMEAEIGSLEPGKRADIITVNLDRPHLAPANMVVHRLVCFANGNDVDTVIVGGELCLSGGKPLKVSEDAIIADANREAEAMIDRIGARADLALPAHFWGTPRPAMPETVA, from the coding sequence ATGAGCAGGACCATGACCGGGGGCAGCGAGGCCGACCTGATCCTGACCGGCGGCTGGGTCATCCCGATGGACCCGGCCCGCCAGATCATCGAGAACGGTGCCGTCGCGATCAAGGATGGCCGGATCCTGGCCGTCGGTCCAGCGGCGGACATCGCCGCGACCTGGACGGCGGAGCGGATCATCGACACCGCGGGCAAGGCCGTCCTGCCCGGCTTCATCGACGCCCACGCCCATGCCGGCCACGGCCTGATCAAGACCATGGCCATGGATGGCGGCGACCGCTGGGAGGAGATCTGCGGCGAGGTCTACACCACGGGCTCGACGCCGGAATTCTGGTATGCCGAGGCGCGGCTGGCCGCGCTCGAGCGACTGCGCTTCGGCGTCACCACCGGCGTCTCGCTGCTGGGCGGCGGTGACACGATCCTGCGCAGCGACGATCCCGTCTATGGCAGCGCCCACATCGAGGGCGTGCTGGAGGTCGGCACCCGCTCCATCGTCGCCGTCGGGCCGACCCGCGCCCCGCATCCGCGCCTCTATGCCAACGGCGACCGGGATCCGAAATCCATCGACTTCGCCACCCAGCTCGCCACCTCGCAAACCTTGCTGGCCCGCTGGCACGGCGCGGGTGACGGCCGCATCCGGCTGGCCCTGATCTATCCGGTGCTGCGCGACGAGCATGCGGACAAGATGTCAGCGGCCGACTTTGCGGACGCCTGCGCTCAGGCACAGCGCACCCGGGCCCTGTCGCGCGAGGCCGGGGTTCTCTTCACCCAGGATGGCTACACCCGGGGCGCGGTCCTGCGCGCCGAGGCACTTGGCCTCCTCGGCCCGGATGCGCTGCTGTCCCACGCCACCAACCTGACGGACGAGGAAATCGCCATCGTCGCGGCGACCGACAGCCGGATCGCCCACAATCCCTCGGCCATTGCCTCGATCCTTGGCCGCTGCCCTGCCATCGAACTGATGCAGGCCGGTGCTACGGTTGCCATCGCGTCGGATGCGACCGCCCCGGACCGCTCCGGCGACATGTTCCGCCACATGCAGCAGGCCATGCACTATCATCGCCGCCATTTCCGTGATCCGCTCGTCCTGCCGCAGGGCAAGGCGCTGGAGATGGTCACCATCGACGCCGCGCGCGCCGTCGGCATGGAGGCCGAGATCGGCTCGCTCGAGCCCGGCAAGCGCGCCGACATCATCACCGTCAACCTCGACCGCCCGCATCTGGCCCCCGCCAACATGGTTGTTCACCGCCTCGTGTGCTTCGCCAATGGCAATGATGTGGACACGGTCATCGTCGGTGGTGAACTCTGCCTTTCGGGTGGCAAGCCGCTGAAGGTGAGCGAGGACGCGATCATCGCTGACGCCAACCGCGAGGCCGAGGCCATGATCGACCGCATCGGCGCCCGCGCCGATCTGGCCCTGCCCGCCCATTTCTGGGGCACCCCGCGCCCCGCCATGCCGGAGACCGTCGCATGA
- a CDS encoding ABC transporter ATP-binding protein encodes MTAMLEVENLTQEFRLGGSLLERMRFDKGRLSFPDKRVKAVNGVSFRIARGEVMALVGESGCGKSTVAKTIARIYRPTGGTIRIEGEDIAGYGVRELLPVRSRMQMIFQDPYASLNPRQRVRDIVAEPLLEQTTGAAARREVAERTLALLAKVGLNTEHAGRYPHQFSGGQRQRIGIARALSVNPGLIIADEPVSALDVSIQAQILNLMMDLRDEFGLAYLFISHDLSVVHHIADRVGVMYLGFLVETGPREHIFSAPRHPYTRALLSAAPSIEKTRSRPEIELKGEVPSALDLPSGCCFRTRCPLAFERCRLERPTLKPVGGGAEVACHLTDEPDRDRA; translated from the coding sequence ATGACGGCGATGCTCGAGGTCGAGAACCTCACCCAGGAATTCCGGCTCGGCGGCTCGCTGCTAGAGCGCATGCGCTTCGACAAGGGGCGCCTCTCCTTCCCCGACAAGCGGGTGAAGGCCGTCAACGGCGTCAGCTTCCGCATCGCCAGGGGCGAGGTGATGGCGCTGGTGGGCGAGTCCGGTTGCGGCAAGTCCACCGTCGCCAAGACCATCGCCCGCATCTACCGCCCGACCGGCGGCACGATCCGCATCGAGGGCGAGGACATCGCCGGCTATGGCGTCCGCGAGCTTTTGCCCGTGCGCTCGCGCATGCAGATGATCTTCCAGGACCCTTACGCCTCGCTGAACCCGCGCCAGCGCGTCCGCGACATCGTCGCCGAACCGCTTCTGGAACAGACGACCGGCGCCGCGGCCCGCCGCGAGGTGGCCGAGCGCACGCTGGCGCTGCTGGCCAAGGTCGGCCTCAACACCGAACACGCCGGCCGCTATCCGCACCAGTTCTCCGGCGGCCAGCGCCAGCGCATCGGCATCGCCCGGGCGCTGTCGGTCAACCCGGGCCTCATCATCGCCGACGAGCCGGTCTCCGCCCTCGACGTGTCGATCCAGGCGCAGATCCTCAACCTGATGATGGACCTGCGCGACGAGTTCGGGCTCGCCTATCTCTTCATCAGCCATGACCTGTCGGTGGTGCATCACATCGCCGACCGCGTCGGCGTCATGTATCTTGGCTTCCTCGTCGAGACCGGCCCGCGCGAGCACATCTTCTCCGCCCCGCGCCATCCCTACACGCGGGCGCTGCTCTCGGCCGCGCCCTCCATCGAGAAGACCCGCAGCCGGCCGGAGATCGAGCTGAAGGGCGAGGTGCCCTCGGCCCTCGACCTGCCCTCGGGCTGCTGCTTCCGCACCCGCTGCCCGCTCGCCTTCGAGCGCTGCCGCCTCGAGCGGCCAACCCTGAAGCCCGTCGGCGGGGGCGCCGAGGTTGCCTGCCATCTCACCGACGAACCGGATCGCGACAGAGCCTGA
- a CDS encoding aspartate/glutamate racemase family protein produces the protein MTLHILNPNSSRVVTDGIDAAIDPMRAVSPVEIRCHLLAEGPAGIETQAHVDGVVLPLLAQARALEDGASAFVVACFSDPGLAALREQSRKPVLGIGESAYLTALTLGQRFGILSIKRGSVARHIKTLGAMGLLDRLAADRPIDLGVAELSDRARTFARLTEIGTRLRDDDSADVLILGCAGMASYRLDLENTLGIPVVDPCQAATAMAIGRIALARCS, from the coding sequence ATGACGCTGCATATCCTCAATCCCAACTCGTCGCGCGTGGTCACCGACGGAATCGATGCCGCCATCGACCCGATGCGCGCCGTCAGCCCGGTGGAGATCCGCTGCCACCTGCTCGCCGAAGGCCCGGCCGGCATCGAGACCCAGGCGCATGTCGACGGGGTCGTGCTGCCGCTGCTCGCCCAGGCCCGCGCGCTGGAAGACGGCGCCTCCGCCTTCGTCGTTGCCTGCTTCTCCGATCCCGGCCTTGCCGCCCTGCGCGAGCAGAGCCGCAAGCCCGTGCTCGGCATCGGCGAGAGCGCCTATCTGACCGCGCTGACGCTCGGCCAGCGCTTCGGCATCCTGTCGATCAAGCGCGGTTCCGTGGCCCGCCACATCAAGACCCTCGGCGCGATGGGCCTTCTCGACCGGCTGGCGGCCGACCGTCCCATTGACCTCGGCGTTGCCGAGCTCTCCGACAGGGCCCGCACCTTTGCCCGGCTCACCGAGATCGGCACGCGTCTGCGCGACGATGACAGCGCCGATGTGCTGATCCTCGGCTGTGCCGGCATGGCAAGCTATCGCCTTGACCTTGAAAACACCCTCGGGATACCGGTGGTCGACCCGTGCCAGGCGGCCACCGCCATGGCCATTGGCCGCATCGCCCTTGCCCGTTGTTCCTGA
- a CDS encoding ABC transporter substrate-binding protein, with translation MTINANIRRLLASAAMIALASSGALAKDITIGLTSDAVHMDPQAGEELSSNIMYYHLYDPLVRRSADLEFGPGLAESWKLADDTTWVFTLRDGVKFHDGDTLKASDVVFTLERLKKSLMANLAANIESFRAIDDRTVEIKTFRPYAALPNDLAAILIMSEDHVKKVGDAIDIQPVGTGPYKLGEWVKEDRIVLEAFDGYYMGEAKVDKVTFRPITNPATRTAALLTGELDIVQDLAVRDVARVKETEGFEVVTRPSLLNLVLALDMREKSPTIEGKNPMTDQRVREAMARAIDVTTLSRAIMNGLSTPSAQYVPASHIGHLDGADFRQMYPFDVEKAKALMAEAGYPNGFTLTLDATNNRYVNDAQIAQALASMLAKINVTVKLNLMPKSNFFGYIRVPSDNSSFIMSGWDVPSGDAGSMYSVMFYSRGKKEGYGQVNRGSYSNPEVDALIDKADSTPRVEERDAHLQKVTELLLKDIPMIPVHYEQDIYAVRNGVDFKPRTDKFIWAYELDVKD, from the coding sequence ATGACCATCAATGCCAACATCCGGAGGCTGCTTGCCTCCGCCGCCATGATCGCGCTCGCCAGCTCGGGCGCCCTCGCCAAGGACATCACCATCGGCCTGACGTCGGACGCCGTCCACATGGACCCGCAGGCCGGCGAGGAGCTCAGCTCCAACATCATGTACTACCACCTCTACGATCCGCTGGTGCGCCGCAGCGCGGATCTGGAGTTCGGTCCGGGCCTCGCCGAGAGCTGGAAGCTGGCCGATGACACGACCTGGGTCTTCACCCTGCGCGACGGCGTGAAGTTCCATGACGGTGACACGCTGAAGGCCTCCGACGTGGTCTTCACGCTCGAGCGCCTGAAGAAGTCGCTGATGGCGAACCTTGCCGCCAACATCGAGAGCTTCCGCGCCATCGACGACCGCACGGTCGAGATCAAGACCTTCCGCCCCTATGCGGCCCTGCCCAATGATCTGGCCGCGATCCTGATCATGTCGGAAGACCATGTGAAGAAGGTCGGCGACGCCATCGACATCCAGCCCGTCGGCACCGGCCCCTACAAGCTCGGCGAGTGGGTCAAGGAAGACCGCATCGTCCTGGAAGCCTTCGACGGCTACTACATGGGCGAAGCCAAGGTCGACAAGGTCACCTTCCGTCCGATCACCAACCCGGCCACCCGCACGGCGGCGCTCCTGACCGGCGAGCTGGACATCGTGCAGGATCTGGCCGTGCGCGACGTCGCCCGCGTCAAGGAAACCGAAGGCTTCGAGGTCGTGACCCGTCCGAGCCTCCTGAACCTGGTGCTGGCCCTCGACATGCGCGAGAAGAGCCCGACCATCGAGGGCAAGAACCCGATGACGGACCAGCGCGTGCGCGAGGCGATGGCCCGCGCCATCGACGTCACCACCCTGTCGCGCGCCATCATGAACGGCCTGTCGACGCCCTCGGCCCAGTATGTGCCGGCGAGCCACATCGGCCATCTCGACGGCGCCGACTTCCGCCAGATGTATCCCTTCGACGTGGAGAAGGCCAAGGCGCTGATGGCCGAGGCCGGCTACCCGAACGGCTTCACGCTGACGCTGGACGCCACCAACAACCGCTATGTCAACGATGCCCAGATCGCCCAGGCGCTGGCCTCGATGCTCGCCAAGATCAACGTCACGGTGAAGCTGAACCTGATGCCGAAGTCCAACTTCTTCGGCTACATCCGCGTGCCGTCCGACAACTCCAGCTTCATCATGTCCGGCTGGGACGTGCCCTCGGGCGACGCCGGTTCCATGTACAGCGTCATGTTCTACAGCCGCGGCAAGAAGGAAGGCTACGGCCAGGTCAACCGCGGCTCCTACTCCAATCCGGAGGTGGATGCCCTCATCGACAAGGCCGACAGCACCCCGCGCGTCGAGGAGCGTGACGCCCACCTGCAGAAGGTGACCGAGCTTCTCCTCAAGGACATCCCGATGATCCCGGTCCACTACGAGCAGGACATCTACGCCGTCCGCAACGGCGTCGACTTCAAGCCCCGGACCGACAAGTTCATCTGGGCCTACGAGCTCGACGTGAAGGACTAA
- a CDS encoding ABC transporter substrate-binding protein codes for MTTTIALPRLPLGDPHDCTDANDELTLYQAFYDTLVRRTDTGYVPHLAETWSVEPDARTWTFIIRPGVRFHDGSPCDAAVVAASLDRMAREDKGYTLGSPAVWRQYLGGARLHAEGQILTVHLARPMADLLDVLVQGFIVAPSAFPRLDAGDRTAICGTGAYICESIGEGEVIARRNPDWFGTPAKNATLRFRLEADPVRRLAMVADGRAALANSIPQPLVNARPPAGVQFKRFTIPVCIIYLLNAAKGPLADARVRRALSLAIDRTRIIREVVPDAATPLNGFVSPLHFGAGRAPVEGPDLARAQALLAEAGHADGLTLAVDCPTRLPDEAERLTAILGSELAPLGVRLDVHYHTDREAYAHMVRRKEIRDLCVFDSSPLSTFRILYEKIDSRVAGAWWEGYRNPAVERLIDAARTETDDRRRQHILEEAYAELQRDPPWLTLYNPIRTIALRGAHPGFIMPEDGVIDPATLPLLPEDGAPA; via the coding sequence ATGACCACGACCATCGCCCTTCCCCGCCTGCCGCTCGGCGACCCGCACGACTGCACCGATGCCAACGACGAGCTGACCCTCTATCAGGCCTTCTACGACACGCTGGTCCGCCGCACGGACACAGGCTATGTCCCGCATCTGGCCGAGACCTGGTCCGTGGAGCCGGATGCGCGCACCTGGACCTTCATCATCCGCCCCGGCGTCCGCTTTCACGATGGCAGCCCCTGCGACGCGGCGGTCGTCGCCGCCTCGCTGGACCGCATGGCCCGCGAGGACAAGGGCTACACGCTGGGCTCGCCCGCTGTCTGGCGGCAATATCTCGGCGGGGCACGCCTTCACGCCGAGGGCCAGATCCTGACCGTGCATCTTGCGCGCCCGATGGCCGACCTTCTCGATGTGCTGGTGCAGGGCTTCATCGTCGCGCCTTCGGCCTTCCCGCGTCTGGATGCCGGGGACCGCACCGCGATCTGCGGCACCGGCGCCTACATCTGCGAGAGCATCGGCGAGGGCGAGGTGATCGCCCGCCGCAATCCCGACTGGTTCGGAACGCCGGCGAAAAACGCGACCCTGCGCTTCCGGCTGGAGGCGGATCCCGTGCGCCGGCTGGCCATGGTGGCCGATGGCCGGGCCGCGCTCGCCAATTCCATTCCGCAGCCGCTGGTCAATGCCAGGCCTCCGGCGGGCGTGCAGTTCAAGCGCTTCACGATCCCCGTCTGCATCATCTATCTGCTCAATGCCGCCAAAGGCCCGCTGGCCGACGCAAGGGTGCGGCGCGCCCTGTCGCTGGCCATCGACCGCACCCGCATCATCCGCGAGGTGGTGCCCGATGCGGCCACGCCCCTCAACGGCTTCGTCAGTCCCCTGCATTTCGGCGCCGGGCGCGCGCCGGTCGAGGGGCCGGATCTGGCAAGGGCCCAGGCGCTGCTGGCGGAGGCCGGCCACGCCGACGGGCTGACGCTCGCCGTCGATTGCCCGACGCGCCTGCCCGATGAAGCCGAGCGGCTGACCGCGATCCTGGGAAGTGAACTGGCCCCGCTCGGCGTGCGGCTTGACGTCCACTACCACACCGACCGCGAGGCCTATGCCCACATGGTGCGGCGCAAGGAGATCCGTGATCTCTGCGTCTTCGATTCCAGTCCCCTCTCCACCTTCCGCATCCTCTACGAGAAGATCGACAGCCGCGTTGCCGGCGCCTGGTGGGAGGGCTACCGCAACCCGGCCGTGGAGCGCCTGATCGACGCCGCGCGCACCGAGACCGATGATCGCCGCCGCCAGCACATCCTCGAAGAGGCCTATGCCGAGCTGCAGCGCGACCCGCCCTGGCTCACGCTCTACAACCCGATCCGCACCATAGCGCTGCGCGGCGCGCACCCCGGCTTCATCATGCCCGAGGACGGCGTGATCGACCCGGCCACCCTGCCGCTGCTGCCGGAAGACGGAGCGCCGGCATGA
- a CDS encoding ABC transporter permease subunit — MLGYTIKRLLQMIFVLWIVSVIVFLMMSFTGDPVFMVIPIDSTEAEIAQAREILGLNRSLLEQYLIFLKGILQGDFGRSYVYRQPALDLILERLPATFEIVLVAIVLAAVVAIPLGVYAGANPNRASSRAIMSASLLGISLPSFWVGMMLIFLLAVQWQMFPSSGRGDTVDLGWFRTSLLTGDGWHHILLPALTLSLGTMAIILRMTRAGMMEVMRQDYIKFARAKGVSRRGMLYGHGLRNAMIPVVTIFGLQLGDLIAFATITETIFAWPGLGKLLIDSIYRADRPVIVVYLMLVAVLFVVINFLVDIIYTWIDPRITVK, encoded by the coding sequence GTGCTTGGCTACACCATCAAACGTCTGTTGCAGATGATCTTCGTGCTGTGGATCGTCTCGGTGATCGTGTTCCTGATGATGAGCTTCACCGGTGATCCGGTGTTCATGGTCATCCCGATCGACTCCACCGAAGCCGAGATTGCCCAGGCGCGGGAAATCCTCGGTCTGAACCGCTCGCTGCTCGAGCAATATCTCATCTTCCTGAAAGGCATCCTGCAGGGGGACTTCGGCCGCTCCTATGTCTATCGCCAGCCCGCGCTGGACCTGATCCTCGAGCGTCTGCCGGCCACCTTCGAGATCGTGCTGGTCGCCATCGTCCTGGCTGCCGTCGTCGCCATTCCGCTCGGCGTCTACGCCGGGGCCAATCCGAACCGCGCCAGCTCGCGGGCGATCATGTCGGCCTCGCTCCTCGGCATCTCGCTGCCCAGCTTCTGGGTCGGCATGATGCTGATCTTCCTGCTCGCCGTGCAGTGGCAGATGTTCCCCTCCTCCGGCCGGGGCGACACGGTCGATCTCGGCTGGTTCCGCACCTCGCTCCTGACCGGTGACGGCTGGCATCACATCCTTCTGCCCGCCCTCACCCTGTCGCTCGGCACCATGGCCATCATCCTGCGCATGACGCGCGCCGGCATGATGGAGGTGATGCGCCAGGACTATATCAAGTTCGCAAGGGCCAAGGGCGTGTCGCGGCGCGGCATGCTCTACGGCCACGGCCTGCGCAATGCCATGATCCCGGTCGTCACCATCTTCGGCCTGCAGCTCGGCGACCTGATCGCCTTCGCCACCATCACGGAAACGATCTTCGCCTGGCCGGGCCTCGGCAAGCTGCTGATCGATTCCATCTACCGCGCCGACCGGCCCGTCATCGTCGTCTACCTGATGCTCGTGGCCGTGCTCTTCGTCGTCATCAACTTCCTGGTCGACATCATCTACACGTGGATCGACCCGCGCATCACGGTGAAATGA
- a CDS encoding SDR family oxidoreductase gives MDLGLNGKRALVLGASRGLGRAIAEVLAREGAHVIAAARTASAIDEWAAALPGAKVTALPLDLTDLAAIDAALDKLLAEGGVDILVNNIGGPPPGPALTTDRALWIAQFEAMAANLFHLSGRLIPAMQARKWGRVITIASSGVELPIPNLALSNGIRSAVVGWSKTLASEVARDGVTVNVVLPGRIHTTRIDELDAAAARRSGKTVEETAKASAESIPMGRYGRPEEFADMVAFLASERAGYVTGSMIRIDGGATRSH, from the coding sequence ATGGATCTCGGACTGAATGGCAAGCGCGCCCTCGTGCTGGGCGCGAGCCGCGGCCTCGGCCGCGCCATTGCCGAAGTGCTGGCGCGTGAAGGCGCGCATGTCATCGCCGCCGCCCGCACGGCCTCGGCCATCGACGAATGGGCCGCGGCCCTGCCCGGCGCGAAGGTCACCGCCCTGCCGCTCGACCTGACCGACCTCGCTGCCATCGACGCGGCGCTCGACAAGCTGCTCGCGGAAGGCGGCGTCGACATCCTCGTCAACAACATCGGCGGCCCGCCCCCGGGCCCCGCACTCACCACCGACCGCGCGCTCTGGATCGCCCAGTTCGAGGCAATGGCCGCCAACCTCTTCCACCTGAGCGGCCGGCTGATCCCGGCGATGCAGGCAAGGAAATGGGGCCGCGTCATCACCATTGCCTCGTCGGGCGTCGAACTGCCGATCCCCAATCTGGCGCTGTCGAACGGCATCCGCTCCGCCGTCGTCGGCTGGTCAAAGACGCTGGCGTCCGAGGTTGCCCGCGACGGCGTCACCGTCAACGTGGTCCTGCCCGGCCGCATCCACACCACCCGCATCGACGAACTGGACGCCGCCGCCGCCAGGCGCAGCGGCAAGACCGTCGAGGAAACCGCAAAGGCCTCGGCCGAGTCGATCCCGATGGGCCGTTACGGCCGCCCGGAGGAATTCGCCGACATGGTCGCTTTCCTCGCCTCGGAACGGGCCGGCTACGTCACCGGCAGCATGATCCGCATCGACGGCGGCGCCACCCGCAGCCACTGA
- a CDS encoding dihydrodipicolinate synthase family protein yields the protein MTRLTETARGVYVIAATPFTDSGEIDFDSCDRMVDFYLDAGATGLTVLGIMGEAPKLTTDESSTIVARILKRVNGRVPVVVGASAPGFAQMQDLTRRVMDAGAAGVMVAPPGSLRTDDQIVTYYTQVAEFLGDTPFVVQDFPLTTGVQMAVPALARIFNSLPTAVCLKHEDWPGLAKITALRKDGTLNRRISILCGNGGVFLPEEMERGADGAMTGFAYPEMMVSVVEHHAKGDMERARDLFDAYLPLARMEQQPGAGLAIRKYIMFRRGIIASPAQRKPGANLDALSRAEIDTLMARLDRRLKELA from the coding sequence ATGACCCGACTGACTGAAACGGCCCGTGGCGTCTATGTCATTGCCGCCACCCCCTTCACCGACAGCGGCGAGATCGACTTCGACAGCTGCGACCGCATGGTCGACTTCTACCTCGACGCCGGCGCGACGGGCCTCACCGTCCTCGGCATCATGGGCGAAGCCCCGAAGCTGACGACGGACGAGTCCTCGACCATCGTCGCCCGCATCCTGAAGCGCGTGAACGGCCGCGTGCCGGTCGTCGTCGGCGCCTCCGCGCCGGGCTTCGCCCAGATGCAGGACCTCACCCGCCGGGTGATGGATGCCGGCGCGGCCGGCGTCATGGTCGCCCCTCCAGGCTCCCTGCGCACCGACGACCAGATCGTCACCTACTACACCCAGGTGGCCGAATTCCTCGGCGACACGCCCTTCGTCGTGCAGGACTTCCCGCTGACCACCGGCGTGCAGATGGCCGTTCCCGCGCTTGCCCGCATCTTCAACAGCCTGCCCACCGCCGTCTGCCTGAAGCACGAGGACTGGCCGGGCCTGGCCAAGATCACGGCGCTGCGCAAGGACGGCACGCTGAACCGCCGCATCTCGATCCTCTGCGGCAACGGCGGCGTCTTCCTGCCGGAGGAGATGGAACGCGGCGCCGATGGCGCGATGACCGGCTTTGCCTATCCGGAGATGATGGTCTCCGTGGTCGAGCACCACGCCAAGGGGGACATGGAGCGCGCCCGCGACCTGTTCGATGCCTATCTGCCGCTCGCCCGCATGGAACAGCAGCCCGGCGCCGGCCTTGCCATCCGCAAGTACATCATGTTCAGGCGCGGCATCATCGCGAGCCCGGCGCAGCGCAAGCCCGGTGCCAACCTCGATGCCCTGTCCCGCGCTGAAATCGACACGCTGATGGCCCGTCTCGACCGCCGTCTCAAGGAACTCGCATAA